Proteins encoded in a region of the Halarcobacter mediterraneus genome:
- a CDS encoding alanine/glycine:cation symporter family protein: METLEKIISVSSNFVWGVPMLILLVGTGLFLTIRLKGMQFWALGHALKLIFTKEKDAKGDISHFQALMTALAATVGIGNIVGVATAITFGGPGAVFWMWVTGLVGMATKYSEAILAVKYREKGKNGYKGGPMYYLSKGLNMPRLAFAFALFTILASFGIGNMTQSNAISNALSAQFDTPTWLTGIVLLTITSFVVIGGIKSIGKTTSFLIPFMIIVYLGTSFIVIFTNLDKVADAFGLIFYHAFNPIAAGGGFAGVAVAAAIRYGIARGVFSNESGLGSAPIAAAAAKTNDPAKQALVSMTQTFIDTLVVCTMTALIILMAPLWTQGINAGELTLKSFQYFLGDYGALVIVIATVLFGYSTILGWSYYGERAFEYIFGDKSVKLYRIVFVSFIVVGAMTELKVVWNFSDLANGLMAIPNLIALLLLSKIVSEETNKYFKERK, translated from the coding sequence TTGGAAACATTAGAAAAAATTATATCTGTAAGTTCAAACTTTGTTTGGGGAGTACCGATGTTAATATTACTTGTTGGTACAGGTCTTTTTTTAACTATTAGATTAAAAGGTATGCAATTTTGGGCTTTAGGTCATGCCTTAAAATTAATTTTCACAAAAGAAAAAGATGCAAAAGGAGATATTTCTCACTTTCAAGCATTAATGACAGCACTTGCAGCAACTGTAGGAATTGGAAATATTGTTGGTGTTGCAACTGCAATTACTTTTGGAGGTCCTGGAGCCGTATTCTGGATGTGGGTAACAGGTTTAGTTGGGATGGCAACAAAATATTCTGAAGCAATCTTAGCTGTAAAGTATAGAGAAAAAGGTAAAAACGGTTATAAAGGTGGTCCCATGTATTACCTTTCAAAAGGTTTAAATATGCCAAGACTTGCTTTTGCCTTTGCTTTATTTACTATACTTGCTTCATTTGGTATTGGAAATATGACTCAATCAAACGCTATTTCTAATGCATTAAGTGCACAATTTGATACACCAACATGGTTAACAGGGATAGTTCTTTTAACAATTACTTCTTTTGTTGTTATTGGAGGAATTAAATCTATTGGAAAAACTACTTCTTTTCTAATTCCTTTTATGATAATAGTATATTTAGGAACTTCATTTATAGTTATATTTACAAATCTAGATAAAGTTGCTGATGCTTTTGGATTAATATTTTATCATGCCTTTAATCCTATTGCAGCAGGAGGAGGATTTGCTGGAGTTGCTGTTGCTGCTGCCATTAGATATGGTATAGCAAGAGGTGTGTTTTCAAATGAATCAGGACTTGGTTCTGCACCAATTGCAGCAGCTGCTGCAAAAACAAATGATCCTGCAAAACAAGCTTTAGTATCAATGACACAAACCTTTATTGATACTCTTGTTGTTTGTACAATGACAGCTTTAATTATTTTAATGGCTCCACTTTGGACGCAAGGAATAAATGCAGGAGAATTAACACTAAAAAGTTTTCAATATTTTTTAGGTGATTATGGAGCTTTAGTTATAGTTATTGCAACTGTTTTATTTGGATATTCTACTATTTTAGGTTGGTCTTATTATGGAGAAAGAGCTTTTGAATATATTTTTGGAGACAAATCAGTAAAATTATATAGAATTGTATTTGTAAGTTTTATTGTTGTTGGAGCAATGACAGAATTAAAAGTAGTATGGAACTTTTCAGATTTAGCAAATGGACTTATGGCTATACCAAACTTAATTGCATTACTATTGCTATCTAAAATAGTTTCAGAAGAAACAAATAAATATTTTAAAGAAAGAAAATAA
- the alaS gene encoding alanine--tRNA ligase produces MDIRKEYLEFFKSKGHDVISSMPLVPDDPTLMFTNAGMVQFKDIFTGAVPKPQNPTATSCQLCVRAGGKHNDLENVGYTARHHTLFEMLGNFSFGDYFKEDAIAYAWEFITKNLALPIEKLWVTIHDSDDEAFEIWQKHIDVSRIKRFGDKDNFWSMGDTGPCGPCSEIFYDQGEENFSSSEDYLGGEGDRFLEIWNLVFMQYEQSKNEDGTITRAELPKPSIDTGMGLERVIAIKEGVFNNFDSSNFQPIIKKLEKLANKEATKETLGSFRVIADHLRANSFMLSQGILFGNEGRPYVNRRIMRRAVRHGYLLGFRKPFMAKLYDTLCDIMGSHYSELIEQKDYVKEQLTLEEERFFKTIESGMTLFNEELENTKDKFSGEIAFKLYDEKGFPLDLTQDMLRDKNLDVDIEKFDKLMNEQKKKAKASWKGSGDSATEGDFKTLIEKYGLNEFIGYSNTTSRSKIVAILDENFKEVNSLKAGQNGWVMLDKTPFYATSGGQNGDIGALEDNEHIAIVEETSKFHGINLSKVKVENSTLSVQEEVDAVVVDRGEVAKHHSATHLLQSALKMVLGETVSQAGSLNDASRLRFDFTYPKAMTQEQLEEVEDLVNSMIARGLEGSVEELPIEEAKQKGAIAMFGEKYGDVVRVVSFGDVSVEFCGGTHVKDAHDIGSFYITKETGVSAGVRRIEAVCGLSAIKYSKENIKQLNNIQAEVKNNDALTGIKKLKEQIKELKKELEEAHNSIQTPISEETINNTKVVVDIVENGDIKKLVDDYKNGNEKVAILLIQAKGEKVMLVAGSKNTNVKAGDWIKAVAPIVGGGGGGRPDFAQAGGKDVSKVNEAKEVALNFVKENL; encoded by the coding sequence ATGGATATTAGAAAAGAATATTTAGAATTTTTTAAAAGTAAAGGACATGATGTAATTTCATCTATGCCTTTAGTACCAGATGACCCAACATTGATGTTTACAAATGCTGGAATGGTTCAATTTAAAGATATATTTACTGGTGCAGTTCCAAAACCACAAAACCCTACTGCAACTTCTTGCCAACTTTGTGTAAGAGCAGGAGGAAAACATAATGACTTGGAAAATGTAGGTTATACTGCAAGACACCACACTTTATTTGAAATGTTAGGTAATTTTTCATTTGGTGATTATTTCAAAGAAGATGCTATTGCTTATGCTTGGGAATTTATTACAAAGAACCTTGCTTTACCTATTGAAAAATTATGGGTAACTATTCATGATAGTGATGATGAAGCTTTTGAAATTTGGCAAAAACATATTGATGTTTCAAGAATAAAAAGATTTGGAGATAAAGATAACTTCTGGTCAATGGGTGATACAGGACCTTGTGGACCATGTTCTGAAATTTTTTATGATCAAGGAGAAGAAAACTTCTCTTCATCAGAAGATTACCTAGGTGGAGAAGGCGATAGATTTTTAGAAATCTGGAATCTTGTATTCATGCAGTATGAACAAAGTAAAAATGAAGATGGTACTATTACAAGAGCAGAACTTCCTAAACCGTCAATTGATACAGGAATGGGACTTGAAAGAGTTATTGCAATAAAAGAAGGTGTTTTTAATAACTTTGATTCATCAAACTTTCAACCAATTATAAAAAAACTTGAAAAATTAGCAAATAAAGAAGCAACAAAAGAAACACTTGGCTCATTTAGAGTAATTGCAGACCATTTAAGAGCAAACTCATTTATGCTTTCTCAAGGAATTTTATTTGGTAATGAGGGAAGACCTTATGTAAATAGAAGAATTATGAGAAGAGCTGTAAGACATGGCTATCTTCTTGGTTTTAGAAAACCTTTTATGGCAAAATTATATGATACTTTATGCGATATTATGGGTTCTCATTATTCAGAACTTATAGAACAAAAAGATTATGTAAAAGAACAACTAACTTTAGAAGAAGAAAGATTTTTCAAAACAATTGAATCTGGAATGACTTTATTTAATGAAGAGTTAGAGAATACTAAAGATAAATTTAGTGGAGAAATTGCTTTTAAACTTTATGATGAAAAAGGTTTTCCTCTAGACTTAACTCAAGATATGCTTAGAGATAAAAATCTTGATGTTGATATTGAAAAATTTGATAAATTGATGAATGAACAAAAAAAGAAAGCAAAAGCTTCTTGGAAAGGAAGTGGAGATAGTGCTACAGAAGGTGATTTCAAAACATTAATTGAAAAATATGGATTAAATGAATTTATAGGTTATTCAAATACTACCTCAAGAAGTAAAATAGTAGCTATTTTAGATGAAAACTTTAAAGAAGTAAACTCTTTAAAAGCAGGACAAAATGGTTGGGTAATGCTTGATAAAACTCCTTTTTATGCTACAAGTGGGGGTCAAAATGGAGATATTGGAGCATTAGAAGATAATGAACATATTGCTATTGTTGAAGAGACTTCTAAATTTCATGGAATTAATTTATCAAAAGTAAAAGTTGAAAACTCTACTTTAAGTGTACAAGAAGAAGTTGATGCTGTAGTTGTAGATAGAGGGGAAGTTGCTAAACATCATTCTGCTACACACTTACTTCAAAGTGCTTTAAAAATGGTTTTAGGAGAAACTGTTTCTCAGGCAGGGTCTTTAAATGATGCCTCAAGATTAAGATTTGACTTTACATATCCTAAAGCAATGACGCAAGAACAACTTGAAGAAGTTGAAGATTTAGTAAACTCAATGATTGCAAGAGGACTAGAAGGAAGTGTTGAAGAACTACCAATTGAAGAAGCTAAACAAAAAGGTGCTATTGCAATGTTTGGTGAAAAATATGGAGATGTTGTAAGAGTTGTTAGCTTTGGAGATGTATCAGTTGAATTTTGTGGGGGAACTCACGTAAAAGATGCTCATGATATAGGTTCTTTTTATATCACAAAAGAAACAGGAGTTAGTGCAGGAGTTAGAAGAATTGAAGCAGTATGTGGGCTTTCTGCTATTAAATATAGTAAAGAAAACATTAAACAACTTAATAACATTCAAGCTGAAGTTAAAAACAATGATGCACTAACTGGAATTAAGAAATTAAAAGAACAAATTAAAGAATTAAAAAAAGAGTTAGAAGAAGCACATAATTCTATACAAACTCCTATTTCTGAAGAGACAATAAATAATACAAAAGTAGTTGTTGATATTGTTGAAAATGGTGATATTAAAAAACTTGTTGATGACTACAAAAATGGAAATGAAAAAGTAGCTATCTTACTTATTCAAGCAAAAGGTGAAAAAGTTATGCTTGTTGCAGGTAGTAAAAATACAAATGTTAAAGCAGGAGATTGGATTAAAGCTGTAGCTCCTATTGTTGGTGGTGGAGGTGGTGGAAGACCAGACTTCGCACAAGCAGGTGGAAAAGATGTTTCAAAGGTAAATGAAGCAAAAGAAGTGGCATTAAACTTCGTAAAGGAAAATTTATAA
- a CDS encoding NlpC/P60 family protein, translating to MKNTKLLFLVIFFILFFTGCFSSSSVVSNPKPNPNLEFRDYEENQRLYDQLITYYYQWKGVKYKYGGNTKRGIDCSAFVQNTFRTALQVKIPRTTKLQSQVGQEIGMADLQIGDLVFFKTGYKSRHVGIYIGGGEFLHASTRKGVTISRLDNPYYSKHLWKIQRILN from the coding sequence ATGAAAAACACAAAACTACTTTTTCTAGTTATATTTTTCATTTTGTTCTTTACAGGCTGTTTTTCTAGCAGCTCTGTAGTTTCTAACCCTAAACCAAATCCAAATTTAGAATTTAGAGATTATGAAGAGAATCAAAGACTCTATGACCAACTTATAACTTATTATTATCAGTGGAAAGGTGTAAAATACAAATATGGTGGAAATACAAAAAGAGGCATAGATTGTTCTGCTTTTGTTCAAAACACCTTTAGAACAGCACTTCAAGTAAAAATACCAAGAACAACAAAACTACAATCTCAAGTAGGTCAAGAAATTGGTATGGCTGATTTACAAATTGGAGATTTGGTTTTTTTTAAAACTGGCTATAAGTCTAGGCATGTTGGTATTTACATAGGAGGAGGAGAATTTTTACATGCTTCTACTAGAAAAGGTGTAACTATCTCACGACTTGATAATCCTTATTATTCTAAACATCTTTGGAAAATTCAAAGAATACTAAATTAA
- a CDS encoding AEC family transporter, with amino-acid sequence MNIFFIILGKIAPLYLNIAFGYILTKYFKVKREYIAFLLVYILGPIVIFFAVLSIEITVQLVFLPLFIFFFGSFIAFYILKKYKNDWNDASVNTLAFTCGTGNTGFFGIPLAMILLEPSVANIFIFGTLASLLYENTTGFFVTAKGSFTARQSIIKVLKLPLLYAFILGLSFNLIGVKTPEFIVPYFENFKWAYGILGMMMLGMGMKGFNLHEDFDKKYIKISYFFKFVFWPGVILAIIFIDKSFVNFLNEDIYKVMFLFSIVPLAGNTVTLAVLLKAKPEKASFTVLLSTLVSVVYIPVVLALYGGF; translated from the coding sequence TTGAATATATTTTTTATTATTTTAGGAAAAATTGCACCATTATATTTGAATATAGCTTTTGGTTACATCTTAACAAAATACTTTAAAGTAAAAAGAGAATATATTGCTTTTTTATTGGTTTATATTTTAGGACCTATTGTTATATTTTTTGCAGTATTATCTATTGAAATAACAGTTCAGTTAGTTTTTTTACCTCTTTTTATTTTTTTCTTTGGAAGTTTTATAGCTTTTTATATTTTAAAAAAGTATAAAAATGATTGGAATGATGCTAGTGTAAATACTTTAGCTTTTACCTGTGGTACAGGAAATACTGGTTTTTTTGGAATACCTTTAGCAATGATTTTACTTGAACCTAGTGTTGCAAATATTTTTATTTTTGGGACTTTAGCTTCTTTATTATATGAAAATACAACTGGTTTTTTTGTTACTGCAAAGGGAAGTTTTACCGCAAGACAATCAATAATAAAGGTGCTTAAATTACCTTTATTATACGCATTTATTTTAGGACTTTCTTTTAATCTTATAGGAGTTAAAACTCCTGAATTCATAGTACCTTATTTTGAAAATTTTAAATGGGCATATGGAATTTTAGGAATGATGATGTTAGGTATGGGAATGAAAGGTTTTAATTTACATGAAGACTTTGATAAGAAATATATAAAAATCTCATACTTTTTTAAATTTGTTTTTTGGCCAGGGGTAATTTTGGCAATAATTTTTATTGATAAATCATTTGTCAATTTTTTAAATGAAGATATATATAAAGTAATGTTTTTATTTTCTATTGTTCCTTTAGCTGGAAATACGGTAACTTTAGCAGTTTTATTAAAAGCAAAACCAGAGAAAGCTTCCTTTACAGTATTATTATCAACGCTTGTTTCAGTTGTTTATATTCCTGTGGTATTAGCATTGTATGGAGGATTTTAA
- a CDS encoding tellurium resistance protein TerC, translating into MTKEYFAGIIIFISFLLTNYSYFIDESFFVYAGILAWLALFLLIRKSSNMKLLLSLFFLSIIFFSYSILNDFNIDFVKAISVNQYLLTLLIGVGFLRLVASPKVKTVKSLPSGKASFFKTYLGVHLFGSVINLSALILVADKLYKKANLTKYQIIVLTRAFSSDAYWSPFFVAFAAALTYAPNLSMLTILSSGLCLALIAFFVTFIEVKKDETALKEFKGYPIEFETLYLPFSLAFLVLFTNHYFPQLKVILLISLFSFFLAVFILPFKFGVKKSVGQLRNHIVVELPKMKNEIALFLVAGMFGVSISSVLLGFNLSLPFEQLNAFYASLLLLFFVLLSFVGIHPIISIAVLGNWVDQLNHTLLAIAFLMSWAIAVSTSPFSGLNLTMQARYKLSAKEIFKTNLPYSIKMYIVCVIMLILISEYLGL; encoded by the coding sequence ATGACAAAAGAGTATTTTGCAGGTATAATTATTTTTATATCTTTTTTATTAACAAATTATAGTTATTTTATTGATGAGAGTTTTTTTGTTTATGCAGGAATATTAGCTTGGTTGGCTCTTTTTTTATTAATAAGAAAAAGTTCTAATATGAAACTTCTTTTGAGTCTATTTTTTCTATCAATAATATTTTTTTCTTATTCTATACTAAATGATTTTAATATAGATTTTGTAAAAGCAATATCTGTAAATCAATATCTTTTAACACTTTTAATAGGTGTTGGTTTTCTAAGATTAGTGGCAAGTCCTAAAGTAAAAACAGTAAAATCTTTACCCTCTGGAAAAGCAAGTTTTTTTAAAACTTATTTAGGAGTACATTTATTCGGTTCAGTAATAAATTTATCAGCCTTGATTTTAGTTGCAGACAAACTTTATAAAAAAGCTAATTTAACAAAATATCAAATTATAGTATTAACAAGAGCTTTCTCTTCTGATGCTTATTGGTCTCCTTTTTTTGTAGCTTTTGCTGCTGCTTTAACTTATGCTCCTAACTTATCAATGCTTACTATTTTATCAAGTGGTTTGTGTTTAGCATTAATCGCTTTTTTTGTAACTTTTATAGAAGTAAAAAAAGATGAAACAGCTTTAAAGGAGTTTAAAGGTTACCCTATAGAGTTTGAAACTTTATATTTACCTTTTTCTTTGGCCTTTTTAGTTTTATTTACAAATCATTACTTCCCCCAATTAAAAGTGATTTTATTAATTTCCTTATTTTCTTTTTTTCTTGCAGTTTTTATATTACCCTTTAAATTTGGAGTAAAGAAAAGTGTAGGGCAATTAAGAAATCACATTGTAGTTGAACTTCCTAAAATGAAAAATGAAATTGCACTTTTTTTAGTTGCAGGAATGTTTGGTGTAAGTATTAGTAGTGTTTTATTAGGTTTTAATTTATCTTTACCTTTTGAGCAATTAAACGCTTTTTATGCTTCACTTCTTTTATTGTTTTTTGTACTTTTATCTTTTGTAGGAATTCATCCTATTATTTCTATTGCAGTATTAGGAAATTGGGTAGATCAGTTAAACCATACACTTTTAGCAATAGCTTTTTTAATGTCATGGGCAATAGCTGTTTCTACATCACCTTTTAGTGGCTTAAATCTTACAATGCAAGCAAGATATAAACTTAGTGCAAAAGAGATTTTCAAAACAAATTTACCTTATTCTATAAAGATGTACATAGTTTGTGTTATTATGTTAATTCTTATCTCAGAATATTTAGGATTATAA
- a CDS encoding DMT family transporter — protein sequence MKYYVLVILAVLFWSGNFIFGRYISSDIHPLQLAFYRWFFVLLLLMPYIIMRYKNLLLQFKKHYGMLILQSALGISAFNTFLYYGLQTTTATNALLINSSTPIIIIVMSMFILKKHITKLQFTGIILSTLGVVYLVLKGELLNIVEFEFTKGDFWIIAACTDWALYSVLLKYKPKDLNAFEFFGITTLIGTIILFFVFLFSDQQFSLEFINKGEVFIALSYIVIFPSILSFYFWNISTAQLSANVTGQFAHIMPIFGAILAYYFLGEVLEGYHFIGIVLIATGIYLSTFLKRN from the coding sequence ATGAAATATTATGTTTTAGTAATTTTAGCCGTATTATTTTGGTCTGGAAATTTTATATTTGGACGATATATCTCTTCAGATATTCATCCTTTACAATTAGCATTTTATAGATGGTTTTTTGTTTTACTTTTATTAATGCCTTATATTATAATGAGGTATAAAAACCTTTTATTGCAATTTAAAAAACATTATGGAATGTTGATTCTTCAATCAGCTTTGGGAATCTCAGCTTTTAATACTTTTTTATACTATGGTTTACAAACAACGACAGCAACAAATGCTTTATTAATCAATTCAAGTACTCCTATAATAATCATAGTAATGTCAATGTTTATCTTAAAAAAACATATTACAAAGTTGCAATTTACAGGAATCATTTTATCTACTTTGGGAGTAGTATATTTAGTATTAAAAGGCGAACTTTTAAATATAGTTGAATTTGAGTTTACAAAAGGCGACTTTTGGATAATAGCTGCTTGTACTGATTGGGCTTTATATTCTGTTCTTTTAAAATATAAACCTAAAGATTTAAATGCTTTCGAGTTTTTTGGGATAACTACTTTAATAGGAACTATTATATTGTTTTTTGTATTTTTATTTTCAGATCAACAGTTTAGTTTAGAGTTTATAAATAAAGGTGAGGTTTTCATAGCTTTATCTTATATAGTAATCTTTCCATCCATTTTATCATTTTATTTTTGGAATATCTCAACAGCTCAACTAAGTGCAAATGTAACAGGACAATTTGCACATATTATGCCAATATTTGGTGCTATATTAGCTTATTATTTCTTAGGAGAAGTCCTTGAAGGATATCATTTTATAGGAATTGTTTTAATTGCAACAGGAATATATCTTTCAACTTTTTTAAAAAGGAATTAA
- a CDS encoding AEC family transporter: MIFQVLTIVFPILFISSIGFIYAKFQKISMEIPNKINLDIFIPILIFYAISEKLPSISILGYFSLGTVIVVFGSGLILYPFMKLLKINPRTFLPTMMFNNSINLGLPLALLAFGEEAMAMFIALSLVQVIGQFTIAVIMYGGRFDLIKLLKNPVIIATIVGLYFNYFEYHLPNILIPSIEMLSKVAIPLIIFSLGVRLSNVEFKHWKIGIIGAFLCPLSGLIMAYLAINIFEYTQVQKNLLILFSVLPPAVLNAILAEQYKNDSHLVASVVALGNIFSIFYIPIVLYFLFLN, encoded by the coding sequence ATGATTTTTCAGGTTTTAACTATAGTTTTTCCTATTTTATTTATTAGTTCTATAGGTTTTATATATGCTAAATTTCAAAAAATAAGTATGGAAATACCTAATAAAATAAATCTTGATATTTTTATTCCTATACTTATATTTTATGCTATAAGTGAGAAACTTCCTTCTATTTCTATTTTGGGGTATTTCTCTTTGGGTACGGTGATTGTTGTTTTTGGTTCAGGACTTATTTTATATCCTTTTATGAAATTATTAAAAATAAATCCAAGAACATTTCTTCCTACAATGATGTTTAATAATTCAATAAATTTGGGGCTTCCTTTAGCTCTTTTAGCTTTTGGAGAAGAAGCAATGGCTATGTTTATAGCCTTGTCTTTAGTCCAAGTAATAGGACAATTTACCATTGCTGTTATTATGTATGGAGGAAGGTTTGATTTAATAAAACTTTTAAAAAACCCTGTTATTATTGCCACTATTGTAGGTTTATATTTTAATTATTTTGAGTATCATTTACCTAATATTTTAATTCCTTCTATTGAAATGTTATCTAAAGTAGCAATACCTTTAATAATATTTTCTCTTGGAGTTAGACTTTCAAATGTAGAGTTTAAACATTGGAAAATTGGAATTATAGGAGCTTTTCTTTGTCCATTATCTGGTTTGATAATGGCATACTTAGCTATTAATATTTTTGAATATACTCAAGTTCAAAAAAATTTATTAATACTTTTTAGTGTTTTACCGCCAGCAGTTTTAAATGCAATTTTAGCTGAACAGTATAAAAATGATTCTCATTTAGTAGCTTCTGTTGTGGCTTTAGGAAATATATTTAGTATTTTTTATATACCTATAGTATTATATTTTTTATTTTTAAATTAA
- a CDS encoding ketopantoate reductase family protein produces MNFIILGAGGIGSFYGAKLINSGHNVLFIARGKHLIALQENTLKLKHPRFNFNKKVNALELSELNTLFLQKVDAIIITTKSTTTNSIAEQLASKLNFIEEIPFIVSLQNGVENEEILCKYFPKEKVIGGLCRKIGAHILKPGLIEATGDVETIIGAMKLTNKSKAFLLDFTNILTKANTLCMITDNIKFELWKKLIINNGVNAICALLKIETGILMHHKKLSKIVLNLMKETASAAKVDGVLFFDEDINQMYELIKKFDSIKPSMLVDVENNRKIELEEICEIVIKNNEKQNLDSPYTRTVSTLLEYTYIENKKEL; encoded by the coding sequence ATGAATTTTATAATTTTAGGTGCTGGTGGAATAGGTTCATTTTATGGTGCAAAACTTATAAACTCTGGACATAATGTTTTATTTATAGCAAGAGGAAAACATTTAATTGCACTGCAAGAAAATACTTTGAAGTTAAAACATCCAAGATTTAACTTTAACAAAAAAGTTAATGCCTTGGAATTGTCTGAATTAAATACTTTATTTTTACAAAAAGTTGATGCTATAATTATTACAACTAAATCTACTACTACAAATTCAATTGCAGAACAATTAGCTTCTAAACTTAATTTTATAGAAGAAATTCCTTTTATTGTTTCTTTACAAAATGGAGTTGAAAATGAAGAGATACTTTGTAAATATTTTCCTAAAGAAAAAGTTATTGGTGGACTTTGTAGAAAAATAGGCGCACATATTTTAAAACCTGGGTTAATTGAAGCAACAGGAGATGTAGAGACAATAATCGGTGCAATGAAATTAACAAATAAAAGTAAAGCTTTTTTACTTGATTTTACAAATATTTTAACTAAAGCTAATACTTTATGTATGATAACTGATAATATAAAATTTGAATTATGGAAAAAATTAATTATAAATAATGGTGTAAATGCTATTTGTGCACTTTTGAAAATAGAAACTGGTATTTTAATGCATCATAAAAAACTTTCAAAAATAGTTTTAAATCTTATGAAAGAAACAGCAAGTGCTGCAAAAGTAGATGGAGTACTTTTTTTTGATGAAGATATAAATCAAATGTATGAACTAATTAAAAAGTTTGATTCAATTAAACCTTCAATGTTAGTTGATGTTGAAAATAATAGAAAAATAGAACTTGAAGAAATATGTGAAATTGTAATAAAAAACAATGAAAAACAAAATCTTGATTCTCCTTATACTAGAACAGTATCAACACTTTTAGAATATACATATATAGAAAATAAAAAAGAATTATAA
- a CDS encoding alpha/beta fold hydrolase, giving the protein MSNSEIAKNIKTGNFNTNYHDVGEGEAIIFIHGSGPGVSAYANWRLAMPELAKKFRVIAPDMVGFGYSDRPEGITYGMDIWVQQIIDLMDALNLQKVKLVGNSFGGALALALVIKYPEKFDRVVLMGAVGVPFDLTYGLDKAWGYTPSFENMKELLDIFAYSRELVTDDLAKMRYEASIRPGFQESFSSMFPAPRQNGVDLMESDENDIKKIDKEVLIIHGREDKVIPLQNSIRLNQLILKSQLHVFGQCGHWTQIEHKDRFNKLLLDFFIEQ; this is encoded by the coding sequence ATGTCAAATTCAGAAATAGCAAAAAATATAAAAACAGGCAACTTTAATACTAACTATCATGATGTAGGTGAGGGGGAAGCTATAATTTTCATTCATGGTTCAGGTCCAGGAGTTTCAGCTTATGCAAATTGGAGATTAGCTATGCCTGAATTAGCAAAAAAATTTAGAGTTATTGCTCCAGATATGGTAGGTTTTGGTTATAGTGATAGACCTGAAGGAATTACTTATGGTATGGATATTTGGGTTCAGCAAATTATTGATTTAATGGATGCTTTAAATTTACAAAAAGTAAAATTAGTAGGAAACTCATTTGGTGGGGCTTTAGCTTTAGCTTTAGTTATAAAATATCCTGAAAAGTTTGATAGAGTTGTTTTAATGGGTGCAGTTGGTGTACCTTTTGATTTAACATATGGTTTAGATAAAGCTTGGGGATACACACCGAGTTTTGAAAATATGAAAGAATTACTTGATATTTTTGCATATAGTAGAGAACTTGTGACAGATGATTTAGCAAAAATGAGATATGAGGCTAGTATAAGACCTGGTTTTCAAGAATCTTTTTCATCTATGTTTCCAGCACCAAGACAAAATGGTGTTGATTTAATGGAAAGTGATGAAAATGATATTAAAAAGATTGATAAAGAGGTTTTAATAATTCATGGTAGAGAAGATAAAGTAATTCCTTTACAAAACTCTATTAGATTAAATCAACTTATATTAAAATCTCAACTTCATGTATTTGGACAATGTGGTCACTGGACACAGATTGAACATAAAGATAGATTTAATAAATTATTATTAGATTTTTTTATCGAACAATAA